In Rhodococcus rhodochrous, a single genomic region encodes these proteins:
- a CDS encoding ABC transporter permease has translation MTATLSPPVTTPPEPPTASRIRGLATTIGVPLLAVAVGLAAGGILIVLAGGDPGQAYATMLDAALGGDTQLGRLLTGMTPLVLMGLGYAIAYRTGFITIGAQGHYDVGAITATAVVLSMPLGTSWIAIPIVAVTAAAAGACIGGISGVLKARLGVNEIISSLMLNYLVFYTLAWAVRKPLANPNGFTPESERIPDWAALATIPGTRIHIGVFVAIAAVPLVWWLMRSTRFGFASQIVGESPSVAEANGISVARTVVTSALISGALGGIAGAIMLLGSEFRLSLAISSGIGFTAIVVALLGRRNPFGIVLAAALVSGLTLGSQAVQRTQEIPASIGTVVQAVMILTVLLANRIVERAR, from the coding sequence ATGACCGCCACACTCAGCCCACCGGTGACGACGCCACCCGAGCCGCCCACCGCGTCGCGGATCCGGGGCCTCGCGACCACCATCGGGGTGCCGTTGCTCGCCGTCGCCGTCGGCCTCGCGGCGGGTGGGATCCTCATCGTCCTCGCGGGCGGTGATCCGGGGCAGGCCTACGCGACAATGCTCGACGCTGCACTCGGCGGCGACACGCAGCTCGGTCGCCTGCTCACGGGCATGACACCGCTCGTCCTCATGGGTCTCGGCTACGCGATCGCGTACCGCACCGGTTTCATCACCATCGGCGCGCAGGGCCATTACGACGTCGGCGCGATCACCGCGACGGCCGTGGTGCTGAGCATGCCGCTGGGGACGAGCTGGATCGCGATCCCGATCGTCGCCGTCACCGCCGCGGCCGCGGGTGCGTGCATCGGCGGCATCTCGGGCGTGCTGAAGGCGCGGCTCGGGGTCAACGAGATCATCTCGTCGCTCATGCTCAACTACCTCGTCTTCTACACATTGGCGTGGGCGGTGCGCAAACCCCTCGCCAACCCCAACGGTTTCACCCCCGAGTCCGAGCGCATCCCCGACTGGGCCGCACTCGCGACGATTCCCGGCACCCGCATCCACATCGGTGTGTTCGTCGCGATCGCGGCGGTGCCGCTGGTGTGGTGGCTCATGCGTTCGACCCGATTCGGTTTCGCGTCGCAGATCGTCGGTGAGAGCCCGAGCGTCGCCGAGGCAAACGGCATCTCCGTCGCCCGCACCGTGGTCACCTCCGCTCTGATCAGCGGTGCACTCGGCGGTATCGCCGGAGCGATCATGTTGCTGGGCAGCGAGTTCCGACTGTCGCTGGCGATCTCCTCCGGGATCGGGTTCACCGCGATCGTGGTGGCACTGCTCGGGCGTCGCAATCCGTTCGGCATCGTGCTCGCAGCGGCACTGGTTTCCGGGCTGACCCTCGGCAGCCAGGCGGTGCAGCGTACCCAGGAGATCCCCGCGTCCATCGGCACCGTCGTCCAGGCAGTGATGATCCTGACGGTGCTGCTCGCCAACCGAATCGTGGAGCGTGCCCGATGA
- a CDS encoding ABC transporter ATP-binding protein, with protein sequence MVTATSTASITTAAGVAESVPAEGVVMRGIHRSFGENTVLRDVSLHVRPGEVYALLGENGAGKSTLMRILTGLLPPGSGSIAVDGKSLTDGGRERIAMVHQHFMLVPSMTVAENFLLGRSPGVIGRKRLRRAEAEIAALAEDTGLACDPTARVENLSVGEQQRVEILRALHLGAGYLLLDEPTANLAPAEVHSLLAQVRRLATERGVGIVLITHHLEEVLEAADRVGVLRGGQLVAERPIRGDGAESVTTAELARDMVGREVGLGIRRAATEPAGSRKLELVGVSVPDQLHDVTLRVASGQLVAVAGVEGNGQSALEDVLSGLAPDSTGAVVVAEREIDASSPRAMREAGVGIVPADRYTRGLIKSLGIDTNLAIDSYTDPPLARRWGRLSRTAVRERAERIIAALSVKAQSPRTLAGTLSGGHAQRVVLGRVLDGEPDVLVVAQPTRGLDIGATEFVWDTLVEHRSRGAAILLISSDLDEICSLADRIVVLYRGRIVAEFDEGPFDREALGSAMGGFQEAAA encoded by the coding sequence ATGGTGACAGCAACTTCGACCGCGAGCATCACCACCGCTGCGGGAGTGGCAGAATCGGTCCCCGCCGAGGGCGTCGTGATGCGCGGTATCCACCGGTCCTTCGGTGAGAACACCGTCCTGCGCGACGTGTCGTTGCATGTGCGGCCCGGCGAGGTCTACGCGCTGCTCGGCGAGAACGGCGCCGGCAAGTCGACCCTGATGCGCATCCTCACCGGGTTGCTCCCGCCGGGCTCCGGTTCCATTGCGGTGGACGGAAAGTCGCTCACCGACGGAGGCCGGGAGCGGATCGCCATGGTCCACCAGCACTTCATGCTCGTGCCGAGCATGACGGTCGCCGAGAACTTCCTGCTCGGCCGGTCCCCCGGAGTGATCGGCCGGAAACGTCTGCGGCGCGCAGAGGCTGAGATCGCCGCCCTCGCCGAAGACACCGGTCTCGCCTGCGACCCCACCGCACGCGTGGAGAACCTGTCGGTCGGCGAGCAGCAGCGCGTCGAGATCCTGCGTGCCCTGCACCTGGGCGCCGGTTACCTGCTGCTCGACGAACCGACCGCGAATCTCGCCCCGGCCGAGGTGCATTCACTGCTCGCACAGGTCCGCCGACTCGCCACCGAACGCGGCGTCGGGATCGTGCTCATCACCCACCATCTGGAGGAGGTCCTCGAGGCCGCCGACCGGGTCGGTGTGCTGCGAGGAGGGCAGCTCGTCGCCGAACGCCCCATCCGCGGAGACGGCGCCGAGAGCGTCACCACCGCCGAACTCGCCCGCGACATGGTCGGCCGCGAGGTCGGACTGGGCATCCGCCGCGCGGCCACCGAACCGGCCGGGAGCCGGAAGCTCGAACTGGTCGGCGTGTCCGTCCCCGATCAGTTGCACGACGTGACCCTCCGGGTCGCATCCGGGCAGCTCGTCGCCGTCGCCGGAGTCGAGGGCAACGGTCAGTCCGCCCTCGAGGACGTCCTGTCCGGGCTCGCCCCCGACTCCACCGGCGCGGTCGTCGTCGCCGAACGCGAGATCGACGCCTCGTCCCCCCGCGCGATGCGCGAGGCCGGTGTCGGCATCGTCCCCGCCGACCGCTACACCCGAGGACTGATCAAGTCGCTGGGGATCGATACCAATCTCGCGATCGACAGCTACACCGATCCCCCGCTCGCGCGTCGCTGGGGACGCCTGTCGCGGACCGCCGTCCGTGAACGCGCCGAGCGCATCATCGCCGCACTGTCGGTCAAGGCCCAGAGCCCGCGCACGCTCGCCGGCACCCTGTCCGGTGGGCACGCGCAGCGCGTGGTGCTCGGTCGGGTCCTCGACGGTGAGCCCGACGTCCTCGTCGTCGCCCAGCCCACCCGCGGTCTCGACATCGGTGCCACCGAATTCGTGTGGGACACCCTCGTCGAACACCGCTCCCGGGGCGCCGCGATCCTGCTCATCTCGTCCGATCTCGACGAGATCTGCAGCCTCGCCGACCGGATCGTCGTGCTCTACCGCGGACGGATCGTCGCCGAGTTCGACGAAGGCCCGTTCGACCGCGAAGCCCTCGGCTCGGCCATGGGCGGATTCCAGGAGGCCGCAGCATGA